The following is a genomic window from Pelobacter seleniigenes DSM 18267.
GATTGACAATTGCCAACTTTGCGAAAGAGGTTTATGGTTTCGCCGTAGAGAAACCCTTTCCTTTGTCAGCGGGTCGGATTTTCGACCCGCTGTTTATTTTTGGATTGTGCATGAAATTAATCGATCTGTTGGCAGCGATTGCGGTTCCCATCATCTGGGGCAGCAATATCTCCATTATCAAGACTGCGGTTGCTGAATTTCCCCCGATTTTTTTAATCGGACTGCGCTTTCTCCTGGTTGCGGCGCTGCTGATCTGGTGGGTGCCGCTGCCGCGGAAACAGCTGCCCATGCTTGCGCTGCTTTCCTGCGCCTTCGGCAGTCTGCATTTCGGTTGCATCTTTTTCGGACTGAGGGAGGTCGATGCCTCTACGGTGGCAATTTTGAGCATGGCCGGGGTGCCTTTCTCAGTGCTGTTCGCCCGTATGATTCTGCAGGAGCGGTTCGGCTTGCGGAAAGTCGTCGGCATGGTCATCGCTTTCGGTGGGGTAGTGCTGCTATTCGGGGAACCCTCCATTATGGCCAGCCCCATGCATCTTACCGTTGTGATCATTGGAGTTATCGCCTGGGGACTCGGCAACACCCTGGTCAAGCTGGTCGGCCCGATCAGCCCCTTTACCATGAACGCCTGGATGGGGTTGTTTGCCTCTGTTCAGCTGCTGGCGCTCTCCGCGGTCGTGGAAACGGGTCAGGTTGCCGCGCTGACCAATGCCAGTGGTAAAGCCTGGCTGTGTCTTCTTTTTCTGGTGGTGGTCACGACCATCGGCGCCTACGGGCTCTGGTATTATCTGATCGGCAAATATGATGTCAACAAAGTGGTTCCGTTTAACCTGCTGACGCCGATCTTCGGGGTCGGGGCAGGGGCCTTTTTCCTTGGCGAACCCTTGACCTGGCTGAAGCTGGTCGGCGGGGTGATCACCCTGGCTGGTGTTGCCATCATCCAGTTGCGTTGGCGTAAACCCTATGGCAGGCCGGTTCTGCCCGCCGATCCACGACTTTAAATCCAGTTTTCCTAAAAAAGCCTGTTTTATCCGTCATGATCAATATTTTCGAAATTGCCTTTTTCGTCATTCTGGGGTTGCTGCTACGCCGGCTCCGGCTTAATTCCACAAACCTCGCCGCAACCTTGAACCGGGCCGCAGTCTATCTTGCCTTGCCCGCACTTATCCTGCTTAAGGTTCCAGAACTTGATTTCTCCGTCGAGACCCTGATCATAGCCCTGTTTGCCTGGGGCATGGTTCTGATGTCGGTGCTGGTGATTCTTATTGCTGCCCGCAAACTGGCCTGGTCCAGGGCGGTCACCGGGACCTTGCTGATGGTTGTTCCCCTGGGCAATACCGGTTTTATGGGAGTCCCGATGATCAAGGCTTTTTTCGGTGACGCCGGTCTGCCCCATCTGATTATCTACGATCAGCTGGGAACCTTGCTGATCCTGGTCAGTTACGGTTCTTTTATTGCGGCGCGCTATGGTGACGGCCGGCAGGGGATCGAGATCGGCACGCTGTTGCGCAGGATCTTCCTGTTTCCGCCGATGATTTCCTTTCTTGCCGCGCTGGTCCTGCGCGGGGTAGCTTACCCTCACGGGCTGTCGGTGGTTTTTCAAGCCGGGGCGCTGGCATTGACTCCCCTGGTCATGACCGCCATTGGTCTGCAATTGAAGATCCGCATGAATATGAATATCCTGATTCCATTCAGCTATGGCATGACGGTCAAGCTACTGCTGGCTCCGCTGCTGGTGTTCCTGGTCTGTCGGCTGTTCGGGTTGTCCGGGCTGGCTTACGATGTGACTATTCTGGAAGCCGGGATGCCGCCGATGATCACCGCCGGAGCCATGGCGATTGCCGCGAAGATGGATGCCGACCTGGCTGTGGCCATGTCCGGACTCGGCATCATCATCGCCTTTCTCAGCTTGCCTCTGATCTATCTTGTGCTAATTTAGCGCTGGAGAGGATCTTTGTTTTAATGGGTAGGTTGGTGGGGTGCTTTGCCCACCGGATTTGGAGAACGGTCAATGATTGAAGCGATTGCTGCCAGAAGAAGTGTTCGCAAATACCTTGCGCAAGCGGTACCCGATGAGCTTATCCAGACGGTACTGGAGAGTGCGCGAATGGCTCCTTCGGGCCACAACAGCCAACCCTGGCATTTTATAATTATTAAAGAGCAGGAGCACAAAGAGAGGCTGGTTGCGGCCTGCGGAAATCAACCCTGGATGCTCAGCGCACCGATTTTTATCGCCTGCGTGGCCGACCCGCGGACCCGTGTTGCGGCAGATGTTCCGCTGAGCGTCGACGAGCAGAGTCCGGAGAAGGAACTTAAACTGGTGCTACGCGATACCGCTATCGGTGTTGAGCATCTGGTTCTGGAGGCTGTTGCCCAGGGGCTTGGAACCTGCTGGGTTGCCCAGTTTACCCAGGAGCGGATCCGGCCGTTACTCGGCGTTCCCAATGACCGCTATGTACTCAGTATTATCACCCTCGGCTATCCAGCGGAAACACCGGTCGTGAAACGGCGTAAAAATCTCGCTGAGATTGTGCATTATGAGCACTGGTGAGCAGGGCTGAAGTGCCCCGAGCTGTGCTGCACCAAGACTGTTGTTCAAAATCCTCGTCACGACAAGGGGTTGAAATCCCTGCTCTTTGTGTCAGACTTCTGTCATTAAGCCGGTATTTTCACCTTTAACTGTTGCGGCAGCTTAAAAGCCCCCAAATTTATCCTGACAGGAGCTGTGCATGGAATCAGCTTTGGTA
Proteins encoded in this region:
- a CDS encoding nitroreductase family protein; its protein translation is MIEAIAARRSVRKYLAQAVPDELIQTVLESARMAPSGHNSQPWHFIIIKEQEHKERLVAACGNQPWMLSAPIFIACVADPRTRVAADVPLSVDEQSPEKELKLVLRDTAIGVEHLVLEAVAQGLGTCWVAQFTQERIRPLLGVPNDRYVLSIITLGYPAETPVVKRRKNLAEIVHYEHW
- a CDS encoding DMT family transporter; this encodes MKLIDLLAAIAVPIIWGSNISIIKTAVAEFPPIFLIGLRFLLVAALLIWWVPLPRKQLPMLALLSCAFGSLHFGCIFFGLREVDASTVAILSMAGVPFSVLFARMILQERFGLRKVVGMVIAFGGVVLLFGEPSIMASPMHLTVVIIGVIAWGLGNTLVKLVGPISPFTMNAWMGLFASVQLLALSAVVETGQVAALTNASGKAWLCLLFLVVVTTIGAYGLWYYLIGKYDVNKVVPFNLLTPIFGVGAGAFFLGEPLTWLKLVGGVITLAGVAIIQLRWRKPYGRPVLPADPRL
- a CDS encoding AEC family transporter; translated protein: MINIFEIAFFVILGLLLRRLRLNSTNLAATLNRAAVYLALPALILLKVPELDFSVETLIIALFAWGMVLMSVLVILIAARKLAWSRAVTGTLLMVVPLGNTGFMGVPMIKAFFGDAGLPHLIIYDQLGTLLILVSYGSFIAARYGDGRQGIEIGTLLRRIFLFPPMISFLAALVLRGVAYPHGLSVVFQAGALALTPLVMTAIGLQLKIRMNMNILIPFSYGMTVKLLLAPLLVFLVCRLFGLSGLAYDVTILEAGMPPMITAGAMAIAAKMDADLAVAMSGLGIIIAFLSLPLIYLVLI